In the genome of Deltaproteobacteria bacterium, the window GAGACGCCGCGAGACGCTCCAGTTCTCGTTCGCTCCACCACCTCGCTCGGGCGACGACGTCGCGCGGCTGTCCGGGATCCGCAAGGCGTACGGCTCGCGCGTCGTCTTCGACGGTCTCGACCTCCTGATCCGCCGCGGCGAGCGCTGGTGCGTGATGGGCGCGAACGGCGCGGGAAAGTCGACTCTGCTCTCGATCGTCGCCGGCGTTCGCTCGCCCGATTCAGGCAGCGCCGTGCTCGGCGCGGGAGTGAAGCCGGGCTACTTCGCGCAGCACTCGATGGAGCTGCTCGAGGCCGACGCGACGGTCTGGCAGACGCTGTCGAACGCCTTCCCCAAGGCCTCGATCGGCTCGCTCCGCGCGCTCGCGGCCTGCTTCGGCTTTCCCGGGGACGACGTCGAGAAGCGCTGCCGCCTGCTCTCGGGCGGCGAGAAGGTGCGGCTGGTCATGGCGCGAATGCTCTACGACCCGCCGAACTTCCTCGTGCTCGACGAGCCGACCAATCACCTCGACCTAGCGACCAAGGAGATGCTGATCGCCGCGCTCGCCGATTTCGAGGGCACGCTGCTCGTGGTCTCGCACGACCGACACTTTCTGGCCGCGCTCTCCAATCGCGTGCTCGAAATCGACGGCGCAGGCGTGCGGCAGTACGGCTCGGGCTACACCGACTACGTCGTGGCCAGCGGCCACGAAGCTCCGGGAATGCGCGCGCTCCAGCCCTGACGATCGCGCCTCACATGTCGAAGTAGAGCTCGAACTCGTGCGGCGAGGGCCGCAGCGCCATCGGCGCGATCTCCGCCTCCCGCTTGTACTCGACCCACGCCTCGATCGCGTCCTGCGAGAACACGTCTCCCTTGAGCAGGAACTCGTGATCCTCCTCGAGGTTCGCGAGCGCCTCGGAGAGGCTGCCCGGCATGGTCGGCACCTTGGCGAGCTCCGCCTTGGAGAGCGCGTAGATGTTCTTGTCGAGCGGATCGCCCGGATCGATCTTGTTCTCGATCCCGTCGAGGCCGGCCATCAGCATCGCCGAGAACGCCAGGTACGGATTGCAGGTCGGATCGGGGAAGCGCACCTCGATGCGCTTCGCCTTCGGCGACGGCGAGTACATCGGGATCCGGATCGCCGCCGAGCGGTTGCGGCTCGAGTAGGCCAGGTTCACCGGCGCCTCGTAGCCCGGCACCAGCCGCTTGTACGAGTTCGTCGTCGGGTTCGTGAGCGCCGCGAGCGCCTTGGAGTGCTTCAGGATGCCGCCGATGTAGTACAGGCACATCTTCGAGAGGCCCGCGTACTCGTTGCCCGCGAAGAGCGGCTTTCCGTCCTTCCAGAGTGACTGGTGCGTGTGCATCCCCGAGCCGTTGTCGCCGAACAGCGGCTTCGGCATGAACGTGACCACGCGACCGGCGTTCTTCGCCACGTTCTTGCACACGTACTTGTAGACCATCAGCTGGTCGGCCATCTCGACGAGCGGTCCGAAGCGCATGTCGATCTCGGCCTGGCCCGCCGTCGCCACCTCGTGGTGGTGCGTCTCGATCACGATCCCGAGATCCTCCATCTGCAGCACCATCTCGCTGCGGATGTTCTGCTGGGAGTCGGTCGGCGAGACCGGGAAGTAGCCTTCCTTGAAGCGCGGCTTGTAGCCGAGGTTCGGACCCTCGTCGCGGCCGCTGTTCCACTTGCCTTCGATCGAGTCGACGAAGTAGTAGCCCTCGTTGGGTCCGGTCGAGAAGCGCACGTCGTCGAGGATGAAGAACTCGGCTTCCGGACCCATGTAGGCGGTGTCCGCGATCCCGGTGAGCTTCAGGTAGTTCGCGGCCTTGATCGCGATCTGGCGCGGGTCGCGGTCGTAGGGCTCGCGCGTGATCGGATCGACGATGTTGCAGATCAGCGACAGCGTCGGGTGATCGCAGAACGGATCGATGAACGCGGTGCGCGCATCGGGCACCTGCAGCATGTCGCTGTTGTCGATGCTGCGCCAGCCGCGGATGCTCGATCCGTCGAAGCCGAGGCCGTTCTCGAAGATGCTCTCGTCGACCTCGTGCAGCGGGTGGGTCTTGTGCTGCCACTGCCCGACGAAATCCACGAACTTCAGATCGACGAGCTTTGCGCCCTCGCTGCGCGCGAACGCAAGCACTTCCTTGGGTGTCCGGTCCTTGTGCATCTCTTCCTCTCTGGCGATCCAGTCGACTAGATCGCGTCCTCGCCGCGATCGCCGGTGCGGATCCGCACCGCTTCGAGCACGGGCAATACGAAAATCTTCCCGTCACCGATCCGTCCGGTGTTCGCCGCGGTCTGGATGGCT includes:
- the glnA gene encoding type I glutamate--ammonia ligase, with protein sequence MHKDRTPKEVLAFARSEGAKLVDLKFVDFVGQWQHKTHPLHEVDESIFENGLGFDGSSIRGWRSIDNSDMLQVPDARTAFIDPFCDHPTLSLICNIVDPITREPYDRDPRQIAIKAANYLKLTGIADTAYMGPEAEFFILDDVRFSTGPNEGYYFVDSIEGKWNSGRDEGPNLGYKPRFKEGYFPVSPTDSQQNIRSEMVLQMEDLGIVIETHHHEVATAGQAEIDMRFGPLVEMADQLMVYKYVCKNVAKNAGRVVTFMPKPLFGDNGSGMHTHQSLWKDGKPLFAGNEYAGLSKMCLYYIGGILKHSKALAALTNPTTNSYKRLVPGYEAPVNLAYSSRNRSAAIRIPMYSPSPKAKRIEVRFPDPTCNPYLAFSAMLMAGLDGIENKIDPGDPLDKNIYALSKAELAKVPTMPGSLSEALANLEEDHEFLLKGDVFSQDAIEAWVEYKREAEIAPMALRPSPHEFELYFDM